The following nucleotide sequence is from Basilea psittacipulmonis DSM 24701.
ACTTCTAAAGGTTTTTCACCCGCTTCAAACACTGCAATAGACTCCACATGAGAGGTATGAGGGAACATATTCACTACCCCTGCTTTCATTAACTTATATCCGCCTACTCTTACTAAAATAGCGGTATCTCGAGCCAATGTTGACGGATTACAGGAAACATACACGATTCGTTTTGGACGTTCGTGTGTATCTAATTTTGCTAATGCTCGACTAACCGCCAAAGCTCCCTCTCGAGGCGGATCAATCAACATTCGATCAAAATATCCCAAATCTCTCAACCACTGAACATCTACCTCAAATAAATTCAGTGTTGTAAAACGAGTTTTCTTATCTAAACCATGTACTTGAGCGGCACTTAATGCACGATCGGTTAACGCACTGGAACCCTCAATACCCACCACTTCTTTTGCTTGAGTAGCCAGTGGCAAAGTAAAGTTTCCTAAACCGCAAAACAAATCTGCCACGCGGTCGTTCTTATCAGCCTCTAATAAACTCAATGCTCGAGCAATTAACACTCGATTAATCTGATGATTGACCTGGGTAAAATCCGTCGGACGATAGTTCATTCGCAAGTTAAATTGGGGCAAGGTATAAGCAAGCAAAGCACGATCCTCTTCATGCAATGGTTTTACCGTATCAGGCCCTTTTTCTTGTAACCACCAACTAACTTGATAGTCTTGGGCAAACTTATCTAATTTTTCAAAATCCTCTGCAGAGAAAGGCTCCAGATGACGAAGTACCAAAACAATTTTGTCACCCATTGCCAATTCAATTTGGGGAATTCTTTCAAAATTACTCAAAGAACCAATCAGTGTTCTCAACGGCATCAACATGTCCGAAACAGCTTTCGGCAAAATAGGACAGGTATGATTATCAGCCACATAGCGACTTTTTCGTTCATGAAACCCAATAAGAATACCGCCTTTTTTCTCAACATATCTAACCGATAAACGAGCACGATAACGATAATGCCAAGCTGGCCCATGAATGGGAGGCAATACCTGTGGAATAGTAACTTTAGCAATATGTTTAAACGCATCCTCTAATGCTTGCTGTTTAATGGCCACTTGAGTGCTGGGATCGATATGCTGCATAGCACAGCCACCACACACACCAAAGTGTTCACATTTTGGGGTAACTCTAGCAGAGGAAGACTTAATCACTTTAATTGTTTTCGCTATTTCATAAGATGGTTTTTTGCGAAACACCTCTGCTTCAACGTATTCTCCAGGCAAAGCACCTTCTACAAATATCGTTTTTCCATCTCTACGAGCAATACCTCTGGCCTCTAAATCTAAAGATTCAATTAAAAATAATTCTGTCATGACAAATTAGTATAAAAGATTAATCTACCCAAGCATCCAAGAAATCTTGCCAATGGGCGTGGGTTTTGGCAAGTTCTTGAACCAGCGAACGAGCCAAATTCATTTCTTCCTCGTAAGCTCGATCAAAAATATCGCCTTTGATATATAAAAATCGACAATACAACAACCAAGTATTCATCACATCCGTTTCACAATAATCGCGTACGGCTTTTGATTGGCCACTATACCACTGTTGCCATACTTGGCTACCATCCATGTCTAATTTTCCTGGGTAACCACAAAGTTTGGCCATCTGATCAAGCGGTGCATTTCGACCACTTAACTTGGCTAAAGAATCCATCAAATCGATATGTTTGGTGTGATAACGAGACAAATAATTGTTATATTTCTTATCTCTTTCATGATCGCCTGTATCCCAGTAAGTTTGGCTAGCAATCTTATGAATCAAAGAACGATAATGCAATACAGGCAAATCAAATCCGTTACCGTTCCAAGACACTAATCGAGGAGAATAAAAGTCAATAATTTTGAAAAACTGCTGAATGAGTTCTTCTTCACTACTGTTTTCTGAACCAAGCGAACGGACGGATAACGGTTCTTTGCCCCCTCGAAAAACACAAGAGATAGTGACAATTTTTTGTAGGTGCAAAGGAAAAAAATCAGTCCCTTTCTCTTCCTGCAATCGTTCCGTTGCTTTTTTGATCACTTCTACATCATCCGTCAAATGTGCAAGATCGGCATGCAATCTTTTAAGACCTTGCACATCAGGGACCGTTTCTAAATCAAAAACTAAAACATGCGACATATTAGTGAGACAAATAATTTAACGGGTTCACAGGTGTGCCATCACGACGAATTTCAAAATGCAATTTAGGAGTATCGGTATCCGTTTTTCCTAATGTAGCGATTTGTTCACCTTTCTTAACCTGCTGGCCTTTTTTAACTAATAGTTTCTGATTGTGTGCGTAAGCTGAAATATATTTATTCGCATGCACAATCAAAATCAAATTACCGTAGCCACGTAAGCCATTACCTGCATAACTGACGGTACCATTAGCGGTGGCATAAACAGGCTGCCCCTCTTTACCAGAAATATCAATACCGCGTGAACTTGCACTAAATGAACGGATAACTTTACCTTTAGTAGGCCATGCCCAAGAACCGCTAGTAGCAACGGTTTCCTTAGCTTTCTCTTGAGTAGTATGTTTAGTTGTTGGGGTCACTTGAGTTTGAACTTTCTCTGCTGACGCTACTTTTTCAACCTGATTAGTGACATCCGCTTTCGATGGCAACAATAATTGCTGTCCCACCGATAATTTTGAGGCATCACTTAAACGATTTATACTTTTAAGCGTGGCCAAATCGGTGTTTGAACGTTTGGCAATGCTATAAAGCGTATCACCCGCTTTTACCTTATAGTAGGTTGCCGCTTTTTTTACTTTCTCGACAGACTCTTGCGTGGTTTTTGTCGCTTGATTAATCGAAGAAACGGCATTGGAAATCGTTGTACTAACGACGCTTTTTTGTGTTGATGAATTTTGCCAAATCGAGGTAATTGGAGCAGGATTATTGGTCGTACATGCCGCCATCATGCTCGTCAACGATACACCCATTACAAAACGTAAATATCTCATAGAATATGCTCTTTTAATTCACTAAATAGATTGTAACCCAGATAATAAAGGAACAAAAAAAACATCCTCCCGTTTTTCTTGTGTCCACTCGGTTTCCGAAATTCGTTTTACCCACACCAGACATTGTTTATCTTGGTCGCCCACTGGAGCGATCAAACAGCCTCCTACTGCCATTTGGTTCAGTAATACAGAAGGAATTTTTATGCCTGCCGCCGCTAAAATAATGGCATCATACGGGGCATATTGTTCACAGCCCAACATACCATCACCATATTTTATTGTAACATTTACATCTAGGTTTAATGCTTTTAAACGTCGGCTCGATTCGTTATAAAGTGCTTCTATTCTTTCTATAGAAACCACTTGTTTAAAAACCTTTCCTAACACTGCCGCTTGATAACCACATCCCGTACCAATTTCCAATACCTTGTCACGACGTGCTTGTGCAATCAACTCAATCATTTTGGCAACCACATAAGGCTGTGAAATGGTTTGGTCATATCCAATAGGCAGGTTGCGATTCTTATAGGCCTCTTTTTGCAAAAACTGACTAACAAACAGATGTCTCGGGATGGTTTTCATCGCCTGTAATACCCGTTCATCCCTTATACCCAAACTTTGTAACTCATCAATCATCGCCTGTCTTTGTCTTAACCCATACGACGCATTGTTCACATAACGCGTTGAAGCCGCCTCCAAAGAGGGAATTCTGCGAATCTGATTATCCGCATTTTGAGTTAAGATGCCTTTTTGACCAGACGAACGTTGGATAATACTGGCATTACTATTGGTGATTTTTATCCTTTTTTGCATATGCTTTTTTTCCAATCCCTCATCTGTGTCATTTTTTCATTATTGGTTAAATCTATCTTTAAAGGGGTCAAAGAGATTTTCCCTTGATTAATGGCATAAAAATCCGTTCCCTCTTGACTGTCTTTAATCTGACCACAAGGGCCAATCCAATACATACGCTCACCAGAGGGATGATACGTTTCTTGGGCGGGTTCTGACGGATGTCTTCGGCCCAATCGAGTGATTTCCACATCTTCAACACTATATGTATCTTTCACTGGAAAATTAATATTCATCAATACATCTGATACAGGGTTGTCTAAAGCGGATTTTACAAGTTCAGCGGCAATATCAGCTACCTTAGTTAAATTCGGCCATCCTTTTTGGGTCAACGATAAAGCGATCGCGGGAATTCCAAACAAAAAGCCCTCTGTGGCAGCTGCTACCGTACCTGAATATAGGGTGTCTTCACCCAGATTAGCACCATTATTAATGCCCGAAACCACCAAGTCTGGAGGTGAGCTTAACAGACTCGTCAATGCCAAATGAACACAATCACTAGGCGTACCATTGACATAATAAAAACCGTTTTTAGATTGATGAACAAACATGGGACGTGATAAGGTTAAGGAATTAGAAGCCCCACTATGATTAACCTCTGGTGCGATTACAGTGACTTTTGCAAAAGTTTTCAATCGTTCCGCAAGTGCTTCTAAACCCAATGCAGAATACCCATCATCATTAGACAATAAAATATGTTTCATCAAAATAACCTCCGAAAGCTATTTTAAAACATCAACAAGAAAAAACATTTTTTCTGCCCGCAATTCGCTTAAAATAAAAAGATTGGTGTCAACATGATGTATTGATATGTCTCTTGCTTTATTAGTTTTTGTAGTCTCTTTTCTTTTAGGATCCATACCTTTTGCCGTCATTGTTTCTAAAGCGTTTAAATTAGACGATCCCAGAAACTTTGGTTCAGGAAATCCAGGTGCTACGAATGTACTACGAACGGGTAATAAAAAAGCGGCCGCTTTGACCCTTTTAGGCGATATGATAAAAGGCTTTATCCCTGTTGCTTTTTGTCACTGGGTATTAGTCGATCAGTACCAACTATCTGAAAACCTCATTGCCTATTCTTTGTTAGGAGCGTTTTTAGGACACATCTACTCTATTTTCTTAAAATTCAAAGGTGGCAAAGGTGTTTCCACCTCTTTAGGCGTGTTAT
It contains:
- the surE gene encoding 5'/3'-nucleotidase SurE, producing MKHILLSNDDGYSALGLEALAERLKTFAKVTVIAPEVNHSGASNSLTLSRPMFVHQSKNGFYYVNGTPSDCVHLALTSLLSSPPDLVVSGINNGANLGEDTLYSGTVAAATEGFLFGIPAIALSLTQKGWPNLTKVADIAAELVKSALDNPVSDVLMNINFPVKDTYSVEDVEITRLGRRHPSEPAQETYHPSGERMYWIGPCGQIKDSQEGTDFYAINQGKISLTPLKIDLTNNEKMTQMRDWKKSICKKG
- a CDS encoding peptidoglycan DD-metalloendopeptidase family protein, translated to MRYLRFVMGVSLTSMMAACTTNNPAPITSIWQNSSTQKSVVSTTISNAVSSINQATKTTQESVEKVKKAATYYKVKAGDTLYSIAKRSNTDLATLKSINRLSDASKLSVGQQLLLPSKADVTNQVEKVASAEKVQTQVTPTTKHTTQEKAKETVATSGSWAWPTKGKVIRSFSASSRGIDISGKEGQPVYATANGTVSYAGNGLRGYGNLILIVHANKYISAYAHNQKLLVKKGQQVKKGEQIATLGKTDTDTPKLHFEIRRDGTPVNPLNYLSH
- a CDS encoding protein-L-isoaspartate(D-aspartate) O-methyltransferase, producing MQKRIKITNSNASIIQRSSGQKGILTQNADNQIRRIPSLEAASTRYVNNASYGLRQRQAMIDELQSLGIRDERVLQAMKTIPRHLFVSQFLQKEAYKNRNLPIGYDQTISQPYVVAKMIELIAQARRDKVLEIGTGCGYQAAVLGKVFKQVVSIERIEALYNESSRRLKALNLDVNVTIKYGDGMLGCEQYAPYDAIILAAAGIKIPSVLLNQMAVGGCLIAPVGDQDKQCLVWVKRISETEWTQEKREDVFFVPLLSGLQSI
- the plsY gene encoding glycerol-3-phosphate 1-O-acyltransferase PlsY, with amino-acid sequence MSLALLVFVVSFLLGSIPFAVIVSKAFKLDDPRNFGSGNPGATNVLRTGNKKAAALTLLGDMIKGFIPVAFCHWVLVDQYQLSENLIAYSLLGAFLGHIYSIFLKFKGGKGVSTSLGVLLGLHPLLAFIVLFIWIAVAFITGYSSLAAIIAAVCAPAIYALGTGSLFGDFNLTTQICLIIMVLVLLYRHKTNIQKLLNGQESGFKKRQK
- the rlmD gene encoding 23S rRNA (uracil(1939)-C(5))-methyltransferase RlmD, translated to MTELFLIESLDLEARGIARRDGKTIFVEGALPGEYVEAEVFRKKPSYEIAKTIKVIKSSSARVTPKCEHFGVCGGCAMQHIDPSTQVAIKQQALEDAFKHIAKVTIPQVLPPIHGPAWHYRYRARLSVRYVEKKGGILIGFHERKSRYVADNHTCPILPKAVSDMLMPLRTLIGSLSNFERIPQIELAMGDKIVLVLRHLEPFSAEDFEKLDKFAQDYQVSWWLQEKGPDTVKPLHEEDRALLAYTLPQFNLRMNYRPTDFTQVNHQINRVLIARALSLLEADKNDRVADLFCGLGNFTLPLATQAKEVVGIEGSSALTDRALSAAQVHGLDKKTRFTTLNLFEVDVQWLRDLGYFDRMLIDPPREGALAVSRALAKLDTHERPKRIVYVSCNPSTLARDTAILVRVGGYKLMKAGVVNMFPHTSHVESIAVFEAGEKPLEVEEEIDVETQSDTPVDEV
- a CDS encoding 3'-5' exonuclease, with the translated sequence MSHVLVFDLETVPDVQGLKRLHADLAHLTDDVEVIKKATERLQEEKGTDFFPLHLQKIVTISCVFRGGKEPLSVRSLGSENSSEEELIQQFFKIIDFYSPRLVSWNGNGFDLPVLHYRSLIHKIASQTYWDTGDHERDKKYNNYLSRYHTKHIDLMDSLAKLSGRNAPLDQMAKLCGYPGKLDMDGSQVWQQWYSGQSKAVRDYCETDVMNTWLLYCRFLYIKGDIFDRAYEEEMNLARSLVQELAKTHAHWQDFLDAWVD